In Arthrobacter sp. B3I9, the following are encoded in one genomic region:
- a CDS encoding ATP-dependent DNA helicase → MSTSSQNPSLRLLPPRKQHTVVPLLSKDQRAAVEVPHGSGPVLIPGAPGTGKSTVLVEAAVHRALRDGLDPERMLILAPGRLAADTLRDQFTARLDRSLSTTPARTWASYAFDLIRRAKAEGILPLPRPPKLLSGPEQDLIIKELLEGHALPGLELPWPGDLGAALQTRGFRQEVRQLFDRIIESGRTAEDLVVLAARCDRPDWVAAAAVYSEYRDVLDLRMPEAFDPAGIITAARQIFQDAPDFLAAERDRLQLVLVDDIQEANPAIFELLADIAAGKDSLITFSPDTVVQGFRGARPDLVAELPQLLVPAGGTVLERPLSTAHRHAPAVAEAWLSVAGRISRRAGGQSARRLEQPGGDLSAGAGAGRVEAHLLPSPVHELRYVAQRILEAQLNDGRELGEIGVIVRNGGQLGQLQRYLSGQGIPVRIPVAESAVRDEVAVRPLLDAYAVVLDPAVLTPEAAVALLTSRIGGATAIELRRLRQSLRREEILGGGGRSSDALLVEALLEPGALATLGIEGHSARRIARMILAGREAAQAPGGNAETVLWALWNSTGLAARWTEAALAGGAAGARADRDLDAMMALFHTAERYVDQLPGSGPEQFLEYLLSQELPMDTLAARAQLEDAVELMTPASAAGREWPVVIVPGLQEGVWPNTRLRGELLGSTLFADAVEHGVDYALQLDPLSRLREIRYDELRSFSTAVSRARQVLICTAVSSEDEQPSSFLDYVAPLHPDQDRRGFTPVERPLTLRALVAELRQHAQLDVLEAAEAAAVLGALAFAEPPVPGAHPRSWWGLAPLSSDAPVVPAGGTVYVSPSKVETVQKSPLDWFVQAAGGEAATDFARSLGTLVHAIAQDLPDASGTEYVAELVRRWPALGMKDNWEGKLDFQRAEAMVRKLAQYVLLMRAEGRTLVGVEQDFEVKLPDVAPSSLPGSADSEPGPGRPAVLRGQVDRLEIDAEGRLVVVDLKTGKRQPGKADLERHPQLGAYQAAALAGGFAGADDGPPPLPGGAVLAQLGTATKSPGIQAQAALDPAENWALDMVGEAARVMSGSTFEARHDPSKGGHGGHGCRLPEVCPLCARGKQVTE, encoded by the coding sequence GTGAGCACCTCCAGCCAGAACCCCTCTCTCCGCCTGCTTCCGCCCCGCAAACAGCACACCGTCGTTCCGTTGCTCTCGAAAGACCAGCGCGCCGCGGTTGAAGTCCCGCATGGTTCGGGACCTGTCCTCATCCCCGGCGCCCCCGGAACGGGAAAGTCGACGGTCCTGGTGGAGGCAGCCGTGCACCGCGCCCTGCGCGACGGCCTGGATCCGGAACGGATGCTGATCCTGGCACCGGGACGGCTCGCGGCCGACACACTGCGGGACCAGTTCACCGCGCGGCTGGACCGCAGCCTGAGTACGACGCCGGCGCGCACCTGGGCGTCCTATGCCTTCGACCTGATCCGGCGGGCCAAAGCCGAGGGCATCCTGCCGCTGCCGCGTCCGCCGAAGCTGCTCTCCGGCCCGGAGCAGGATCTGATCATCAAGGAGCTCCTCGAAGGGCATGCGCTGCCCGGGCTCGAGCTGCCCTGGCCGGGAGATCTAGGCGCTGCCCTGCAGACGCGCGGCTTCCGGCAGGAGGTCCGCCAGCTCTTTGACCGGATCATCGAATCCGGGCGTACGGCCGAGGACCTGGTGGTACTGGCCGCGCGCTGTGACCGGCCCGACTGGGTGGCCGCAGCGGCAGTGTATTCGGAGTACCGTGATGTCCTGGACCTGAGGATGCCGGAGGCCTTCGACCCGGCTGGGATTATCACCGCTGCCCGCCAGATCTTCCAGGATGCCCCGGACTTCCTGGCCGCTGAGCGCGACAGGCTGCAGCTGGTGCTGGTGGACGATATCCAGGAAGCGAACCCCGCCATATTCGAACTGCTCGCGGACATAGCTGCCGGCAAGGATTCGCTCATCACCTTCTCACCGGACACGGTGGTGCAGGGCTTCCGCGGCGCCCGCCCGGACCTCGTGGCCGAGCTGCCGCAGCTGCTCGTGCCCGCCGGCGGGACCGTCCTCGAACGCCCGCTATCGACGGCGCACCGCCACGCCCCCGCCGTTGCCGAGGCGTGGCTTTCCGTGGCCGGGCGCATCTCGCGCCGGGCCGGCGGCCAGTCTGCCCGCCGGCTCGAGCAGCCCGGCGGCGACTTATCCGCAGGAGCTGGCGCCGGCCGGGTCGAAGCGCACCTGCTGCCGTCTCCGGTGCACGAATTGCGCTACGTGGCACAGCGGATCCTGGAGGCGCAGCTGAACGACGGCCGGGAACTGGGGGAGATCGGCGTGATTGTCCGCAACGGCGGCCAGCTCGGACAACTGCAGCGTTACCTCTCCGGCCAGGGCATCCCGGTCCGGATTCCGGTGGCGGAATCCGCCGTCCGGGACGAGGTCGCCGTCCGGCCGCTGCTCGATGCGTACGCCGTCGTGCTGGACCCGGCCGTGCTGACCCCGGAGGCCGCCGTGGCGCTCCTGACGTCGCGGATCGGCGGTGCCACAGCGATCGAGCTGCGCCGGCTCCGCCAGTCGCTCCGCCGCGAGGAGATCCTCGGCGGCGGCGGCCGCAGCAGCGACGCGCTCCTCGTCGAGGCCCTGCTCGAACCCGGGGCCCTGGCCACGCTCGGCATCGAAGGGCACTCCGCCCGGCGGATTGCCCGGATGATTCTCGCCGGCAGGGAGGCCGCCCAGGCTCCCGGGGGCAACGCCGAAACGGTGCTGTGGGCCCTCTGGAACTCCACCGGGCTCGCGGCCCGGTGGACCGAGGCAGCGCTGGCAGGGGGAGCGGCCGGAGCCCGCGCCGACCGCGACCTCGATGCCATGATGGCCTTGTTCCACACCGCCGAGCGCTACGTGGACCAGCTTCCCGGGTCCGGTCCCGAACAATTCCTCGAATACCTGCTGAGCCAGGAGCTGCCCATGGACACCCTTGCTGCGCGGGCGCAGCTGGAGGACGCCGTGGAACTCATGACCCCCGCCAGCGCGGCCGGACGGGAATGGCCGGTTGTGATTGTCCCGGGTCTCCAGGAAGGTGTCTGGCCAAACACCAGGCTCCGCGGAGAACTGCTGGGCAGCACCCTGTTCGCGGACGCCGTCGAACACGGAGTGGACTACGCCCTGCAGCTGGACCCGCTCAGCCGCCTGCGGGAAATTCGCTACGACGAACTCCGGAGCTTCTCCACCGCTGTCTCGCGGGCCCGGCAGGTGCTGATCTGTACCGCGGTGTCCTCCGAAGACGAACAGCCTTCCTCGTTCCTGGACTACGTGGCGCCGCTGCACCCGGACCAGGACCGGCGGGGCTTCACCCCGGTGGAGCGGCCGCTGACCCTCCGCGCCCTCGTGGCGGAGCTGCGCCAGCATGCGCAGCTGGACGTCTTGGAGGCAGCCGAGGCCGCCGCCGTTCTGGGCGCCCTCGCATTCGCCGAACCCCCTGTACCCGGGGCGCATCCCCGCAGCTGGTGGGGTCTTGCGCCGTTGTCCTCCGATGCGCCCGTGGTCCCGGCCGGGGGCACTGTGTATGTCTCGCCGTCGAAGGTTGAAACGGTGCAGAAGTCCCCCCTGGACTGGTTCGTCCAGGCGGCCGGCGGCGAGGCGGCTACCGACTTTGCCCGCAGCCTCGGCACCCTTGTCCACGCCATCGCCCAGGACCTGCCGGACGCCTCGGGGACAGAATACGTGGCCGAACTCGTGCGCCGCTGGCCCGCGCTCGGGATGAAGGACAACTGGGAAGGCAAGCTCGACTTCCAGCGCGCCGAAGCCATGGTCCGGAAGCTGGCCCAGTACGTGCTGCTCATGCGCGCCGAGGGCCGCACCCTCGTGGGCGTCGAGCAGGATTTCGAGGTGAAGCTGCCGGACGTCGCCCCCTCGTCCCTGCCGGGTAGCGCGGACAGCGAACCCGGGCCGGGCCGCCCGGCCGTGCTGCGCGGGCAGGTCGACCGGCTGGAAATCGATGCCGAAGGCCGCCTGGTGGTCGTGGACCTCAAGACCGGCAAACGCCAGCCCGGCAAGGCCGACCTGGAGCGGCACCCGCAACTCGGCGCCTACCAGGCCGCCGCGCTGGCAGGAGGATTCGCCGGCGCCGACGACGGCCCGCCGCCTCTTCCGGGCGGTGCCGTCCTGGCCCAGCTCGGCACCGCCACCAAGAGCCCCGGCATCCAGGCCCAGGCCGCACTGGACCCGGCGGAGAACTGGGCGCTGGACATGGTGGGCGAGGCCGCGCGCGTAATGTCCGGCAGTACGTTCGAGGCGCGCCATGATCCTTCCAAGGGCGGGCACGGGGGCCACGGCTGCCGGCTGCCCGAGGTCTGCCCGCTATGCGCGCGCGGAAAGCAGGTTACCGAATGA
- a CDS encoding MGMT family protein — protein MRMEYVEAVLELVASIPAGAAVAYGDIAELLGSGGPRQVGSVLSHHGGSVPWWRVLKASGEAPAGHEREALGLYLMEGTPLLGSYAEFFSTGKGRWRVDLMAARWAPSDGDFDRIDAIAERLERALHKLSAPDDEMTV, from the coding sequence ATGCGGATGGAGTACGTGGAGGCGGTGCTGGAACTTGTGGCATCGATCCCCGCGGGGGCAGCGGTGGCCTACGGCGACATCGCCGAACTCCTGGGTTCCGGCGGTCCCCGGCAGGTGGGGTCTGTTTTGAGCCACCACGGCGGCTCTGTTCCCTGGTGGCGCGTCCTGAAAGCGAGCGGGGAGGCCCCGGCTGGCCACGAGCGCGAGGCCCTGGGACTGTACCTGATGGAGGGCACCCCGCTGCTGGGAAGCTACGCGGAGTTCTTCAGCACGGGTAAGGGACGCTGGCGGGTCGACCTGATGGCGGCCCGGTGGGCGCCCTCCGACGGTGACTTCGACCGGATTGACGCGATCGCCGAGCGGCTTGAACGCGCCCTGCATAAATTGTCGGCGCCCGATGATGAAATGACCGTGTGA